One window of the Nicotiana tabacum cultivar K326 chromosome 4, ASM71507v2, whole genome shotgun sequence genome contains the following:
- the LOC107767921 gene encoding cinnamoyl-CoA reductase 1, translating into MPSESGKVVCVTGAGGFIASWLVKLLLEKGYTVRGTVRNPDDPKNNHLRELEGAKERLTLCRADLLDYQSLREAIYGCDGVFHTASPVTDDPEQMVEPAVIGTKNVVTAAAEAKLQRVVFTSSIGTVYMDPNRAPDKVVDETCWSDLDFCKNTKNWYCYGKTIAEQTAWEMSKEKGVDLVVINPVLVLGPLLQPTVNASVLHILKYLTGSAKTYANSVQAYVHVKDVALAHILLYETPSASGRYICAERVLHRGDVVEILAKFFPEYPIPSKCSDETRPRAKPYKFTNQKLKDLGLKFTPVKQCLYETVKSLQEKGHLPVPTQNDECIRIKSAPNRY; encoded by the exons ATGCCATCAGAATCCGGCAAAGTTGTTTGTGTTACCGGCGCCGGAGGATTCATTGCCTCTTGGCTTGTTAAACTCCTTCTAGAAAAAGGTTACACTGTTAGAGGAACCGTTAGGAACCCTG ATGATCCCAAGAATAATCACTTGAGGGAACTTGAAGGTGCAAAGGAAAGACTGACTCTGTGCAGAGCTGATCTTTTGGACTACCAGAGTTTAAGAGAAGCAATATATGGGTGTGACGGAGTTTTCCACACTGCCTCACCTGTCACTGATGATCCA GAACAAATGGTGGAGCCAGCAGTAATTGGGACAAAGAATGTAGTAACAGCAGCAGCAGAAGCCAAACTGCAAAGGGTAGTGTTTACTTCGTCAATAGGGACGGTTTACATGGACCCCAACCGGGCTCCGGATAAAGTTGTGGACGAAACTTGCTGGAGTGATCTTGACTTCTGCAAGAATACTAAG AATTGGTATTGCTATGGGAAGACGATAGCGGAACAAACAGCGTGGGAAATGTCTAAGGAAAAAGGAGTGGATTTAGTTGTGATCAATCCAGTGTTGGTGCTTGGACCATTGCTCCAACCAACAGTGAATGCCAGTGTTCTTCACATCCTCAAGTACCTCACTGGCTCTGCTAAAACTTATGCCAATTCAGTCCAGGCGTATGTGCATGTTAAGGATGTTGCTCTTGCCCACATACTTCTCTACGAGACTCCTTCTGCATCTGGCCGCTATATTTGTGCTGAGAGGGTGCTTCATCGCGGCGATGTGGTTGAAATTCTTGCCAAATTTTTCCCGGAGTatccaatccccagcaa GTGCTCGGATGAAACGAGGCCAAGGGCAAAACCATACAAATTCACGAACCAAAAGCTAAAGGACTTGGGTTTGAAGTTTACACCGGTGAAACAGTGCTTATATGAGACGGTGAAGAGCCTGCAGGAGAAAGGTCATCTTCCAGTTCCTACACAAAACGATGAATGTATTCGAATTAAGTCTGCTCCTAACAGGTATTAA